A single Fundulus heteroclitus isolate FHET01 chromosome 4, MU-UCD_Fhet_4.1, whole genome shotgun sequence DNA region contains:
- the LOC105927892 gene encoding muellerian-inhibiting factor isoform X2, with protein MLVQSSSVSDKQRWEELTPIFQSLTRTKRTKRDTQTQVFPAVQDVDFGPLLEQFWTCGNWLDSATVLQNTPCFEDDLAVALHDATGKDGQLVNSSTALFGICTGSDNSSQSALTELSAGIRRKNRARVEFLHPSAVLVSEKDDQEAVMVTFDLPQSPLLKLKPVLVLAFKKALTDEDLDVTFSSLSLQPHTQSACASEGTLYILLTGKSSEGNADQRWEISVQAKSPNMKQNLKDVLIGGKPGSMTPLLLFSVETGTNGRSGSSVAPLQATSRSFLCELRRFLDAVLPQHRSDTPLVRHDSLQSLPRLALDPSTSETLLAGIINSSASTVFSFHSWSSSIPARPGQLALSPALLEEVGQRLEKNEQQIRELIRQETVTQSVSEKLGRLRELSGFQRQDPAAEGESQYNGFLLLKALQMVTRTYNIQRRLRVTRSAPSTSQRICGLVSLTMSFEGFFLVPKEGDIGNCRGSCAFPMSNGNNHAVLLNSYIERGNVNERAPCCVPVAYDPMEVIDCNEEETFIIIKPDMVAKECGCR; from the exons ATGTTGGTGCAAAGCTCCTCTGTTAGTGATAAGCAAAGGTGGGAGGAGTTGACACCCATCTTCCAGAGCTTGACCAGAACCAAGCGAACcaagagagacacacagacacaggtgtTCCCAGCGGTGCAAGATGTTGATTTTGGTCCTCTTCTGGAGCAGTTTTGGACCTGCGGGAACTGGTTAGACT CCGCCACGGTGCTGCAGAACACGCCCTGCTTTGAGGACGACTTGGCTGTGGCGCTGCACGATGCCACGGGGAAAGATGGTCAACTCGTGAACAGCAGCACGGCTTTGTTTGGAATCTGCACGGGGTCTGATAATTCATCCCAATCAGCCCTGACAGAGCTCAGTGCAGGAATCCGGAGGAAGAACAGAGCACGCGTTGAGTTTCTGCATCCATCTGCAG TGCTCGTATCAGAAAAGGATGATCAGGAGGCTGTCATGGTAACCTTTGACCTCCCTCAGTCCCCATTATTAAAGCTAAAACCTGTGCTGGTCTTGGCGTTCAAAAAGGCCCTCACAGATGAAGACCTGGACGTCACTTTCTCCAGTCTGTCTcttcagccacacacacag TCTGCCTGCGCTTCAGAGGGAACGCTGTACATATTGCTGACAGGAAAATCATCAGAAGGAAACGCTGATCAGCGATGGGAGATTTCTGTCCAGGCAAAATCCCCAAATATGA AGCAAAACCTGAAAGACGTCCTCATTGGTGGGAAACCCGGAAGCATGACTCCACTTCTGCTTTTCTCTGTAGAAACAGGAACTAATGGCAG GTCAGGTTCATCGGTGGCCCCCTTGCAGGCAACTTCACGCTCCTTCCTCTGTGAGCTGAGGCGATTCCTTGACGCCGTCCTGCCCCAGCACCGCAGTGACACCCCTCTTGTGCGACATGACTCCCTGCAGTCCCTTCCTCGCCTGGCTCTTGACCCGTCCACCAGCGAGACCCTGCTGGCAGGAATCATTAACTCCTCGGCCTCCACTGTGTTTTCCTTTCACAGCTGGAGCTCCAGCATCCCGGCGCGTCCGGGACAGCTGGCCCTCTCCCCTGCTCTGCTGGAGGAGGTCGGGCAGAGGCTGGAGAAGAATGAGCAGCAGATAAGGGAGTTGATAAGGCAGGAAACGGTAACTCAAAGCGTGTCAGAGAAGCTGGGGAGGCTCAGAGAACTCAGCGGTTTTCAGAGGCAGGACCCAGCAGCAGAAG GAGAGAGCCAGTACAACGGCTTCCTGCTCCTGAAGGCCCTGCAGATGGTCACCCGTACGTACAACATACAGAGAAGGCTGAGGGTCACCAGATCTGCCCCCTCAACCAGCCAACGCATCTGCGGGCTGGTGAGTCTCACCATGTCGTTCGAGGGTTTCTTCCTGGTCCCCAAGGAGGGCGACATCGGCAACTGCCGCGGCTCGTGTGCCTTCCCGATGTCTAACGGCAACAACCACGCCGTCCTGCTCAACTCCTACATAGAGCGGGGCAACGTGAACGAGCGGGCGCCCTGCTGTGTGCCCGTGGCCTACGACCCCATGGAGGTGATAGATTGCAATGAAGAGGAgaccttcatcatcatcaagcCGGACATGGTAGCCAAGGAGTGCGGCTGCCGCTGA
- the LOC105927892 gene encoding muellerian-inhibiting factor isoform X1, giving the protein MPPKPVKGGNSIQSHLRPGPRGESSTCAESSPGSGAAARAAAISDTSSLKQELLAALREDFTAILKAEFHAVLGESLSSIKSELLSFKKELSSGLTAVQESFMGLNATVAEMEKSLSTCTDDIGSLRKTVDTLTKTVAQLEDKHDDLESRSQRQNIRITGVPEDDPLSASTAAVSRLLKEAFGFAEEPLVDRAHRIPIPKPKAGERPRPIVAKLHYYTDCVKILSKARELQRIKMNAATVLQNTPCFEDDLAVALHDATGKDGQLVNSSTALFGICTGSDNSSQSALTELSAGIRRKNRARVEFLHPSAVLVSEKDDQEAVMVTFDLPQSPLLKLKPVLVLAFKKALTDEDLDVTFSSLSLQPHTQSACASEGTLYILLTGKSSEGNADQRWEISVQAKSPNMKQNLKDVLIGGKPGSMTPLLLFSVETGTNGRSGSSVAPLQATSRSFLCELRRFLDAVLPQHRSDTPLVRHDSLQSLPRLALDPSTSETLLAGIINSSASTVFSFHSWSSSIPARPGQLALSPALLEEVGQRLEKNEQQIRELIRQETVTQSVSEKLGRLRELSGFQRQDPAAEGESQYNGFLLLKALQMVTRTYNIQRRLRVTRSAPSTSQRICGLVSLTMSFEGFFLVPKEGDIGNCRGSCAFPMSNGNNHAVLLNSYIERGNVNERAPCCVPVAYDPMEVIDCNEEETFIIIKPDMVAKECGCR; this is encoded by the exons ATGCCACCAAAGCCTGTTAAAGGAGGAAATTCGATTCAGTCCCACCTGCGGCCTGGTCCTCGTGGCGAGTCCTCGACCTGTGCTGAGTCATCCCCTGGGTCGGGGGCAGCGGCCCGTGCCGCTGCAATTAGTGATACCAGCAGTCTTAAACAGGAGCTGCTTGCGGCTCTCCGGGAGGACTTTACTGCTATACTTAAAGCAGAGTTTCATGCTGTTCTTGGTGAAAGTCTTTCTTCGATTAAATCCGAGCTGCTATCCTTCAAGAAGGAATTGTCCTCTGGCCTCACTGCGGTGCAGGAGAGTTTTATGGGGCTAAACGCAACGGTTGCTGAGATGGAGAAATCCTTATCCACCTGCACTGATGACATCGGTAGCCTCCGGAAGACGGTAGACACCCTTACTAAAACTGTGGCACAGTTGGAGGATAAACATGATGACTTGGAGTCCCGGTCCCAGCGTCAAAACATCCGCATCACTGGAGTCCCGGAGGATGACCCTTTATCGGCCTCGACGGCTGCGGTCTCTCGGTTGCTAAAGGAAGCCTTCGGTTTCGCGGAGGAACCGCTGGTAGACCGCGCTCACCGTATCCCGATCCCCAAACCCAAGGCAGGTGAACGCCCTCGCCCCATCGTAGCTAAGCTACATTACTACACTGACTGTGTGAAAATCCTGTCGAAGGCAAGGGAGCTGCAGCGGATCAAGATGAACG CCGCCACGGTGCTGCAGAACACGCCCTGCTTTGAGGACGACTTGGCTGTGGCGCTGCACGATGCCACGGGGAAAGATGGTCAACTCGTGAACAGCAGCACGGCTTTGTTTGGAATCTGCACGGGGTCTGATAATTCATCCCAATCAGCCCTGACAGAGCTCAGTGCAGGAATCCGGAGGAAGAACAGAGCACGCGTTGAGTTTCTGCATCCATCTGCAG TGCTCGTATCAGAAAAGGATGATCAGGAGGCTGTCATGGTAACCTTTGACCTCCCTCAGTCCCCATTATTAAAGCTAAAACCTGTGCTGGTCTTGGCGTTCAAAAAGGCCCTCACAGATGAAGACCTGGACGTCACTTTCTCCAGTCTGTCTcttcagccacacacacag TCTGCCTGCGCTTCAGAGGGAACGCTGTACATATTGCTGACAGGAAAATCATCAGAAGGAAACGCTGATCAGCGATGGGAGATTTCTGTCCAGGCAAAATCCCCAAATATGA AGCAAAACCTGAAAGACGTCCTCATTGGTGGGAAACCCGGAAGCATGACTCCACTTCTGCTTTTCTCTGTAGAAACAGGAACTAATGGCAG GTCAGGTTCATCGGTGGCCCCCTTGCAGGCAACTTCACGCTCCTTCCTCTGTGAGCTGAGGCGATTCCTTGACGCCGTCCTGCCCCAGCACCGCAGTGACACCCCTCTTGTGCGACATGACTCCCTGCAGTCCCTTCCTCGCCTGGCTCTTGACCCGTCCACCAGCGAGACCCTGCTGGCAGGAATCATTAACTCCTCGGCCTCCACTGTGTTTTCCTTTCACAGCTGGAGCTCCAGCATCCCGGCGCGTCCGGGACAGCTGGCCCTCTCCCCTGCTCTGCTGGAGGAGGTCGGGCAGAGGCTGGAGAAGAATGAGCAGCAGATAAGGGAGTTGATAAGGCAGGAAACGGTAACTCAAAGCGTGTCAGAGAAGCTGGGGAGGCTCAGAGAACTCAGCGGTTTTCAGAGGCAGGACCCAGCAGCAGAAG GAGAGAGCCAGTACAACGGCTTCCTGCTCCTGAAGGCCCTGCAGATGGTCACCCGTACGTACAACATACAGAGAAGGCTGAGGGTCACCAGATCTGCCCCCTCAACCAGCCAACGCATCTGCGGGCTGGTGAGTCTCACCATGTCGTTCGAGGGTTTCTTCCTGGTCCCCAAGGAGGGCGACATCGGCAACTGCCGCGGCTCGTGTGCCTTCCCGATGTCTAACGGCAACAACCACGCCGTCCTGCTCAACTCCTACATAGAGCGGGGCAACGTGAACGAGCGGGCGCCCTGCTGTGTGCCCGTGGCCTACGACCCCATGGAGGTGATAGATTGCAATGAAGAGGAgaccttcatcatcatcaagcCGGACATGGTAGCCAAGGAGTGCGGCTGCCGCTGA
- the LOC118562918 gene encoding uncharacterized protein LOC118562918: MGLKGDINFTLIRTALANSAKTLLPPEERAKVSMAMCHDVKTADRFYSRNPSLQEAMRVRNMMAETLIQLNQPPTPPGQAGSSSSAQQIPWTEPGPRRPAKKAPAKRRRRTDSSSDCNPDSGVPVPYQESGTSDSDPVVESDEESKRVSPSHMRKCSVLLTKLKRQKEVSEKIKKVLEKKEKVIKFLGCWLSPMFSVVSTC, translated from the exons ATGGGGCTGAAGGGTGACATTAATTTCACCCTTATAAGAACCGCCCTTGCAAACAGT GCCAAGACCCTCTTGCCTCCTGAGGAGCGGGCGAAGGTCAGCATGGCTATGTGCCATGACGTCAAAACAGCTGACAGGTTCTACAGCCGAAACCCCTCGCTGCAGGAGGCAATGAGGGTCAGGAACATGATGGCAGAAACTCTGATCCAGCTAAATCAGCCCCCTACTCCTCCAGGTCAGGCCGGTTCCTCGTCCTCAGCCCAGCAGATCCCCTGGACGGAGCCAGGCCCACGCAGGCCAGCTAAAAAGGCCCCTGCAAAGAGGCGCAGGAGGACTGACTCCTCATCGGACTGTAACCCGGACTCAGGCGTCCCTGTTCCTTATCAGGAATCAGGGACGTCTGATTCTGATCCTGTGGTGGAGTCTGATGAGGAGTCAAAGAGGGTGTCCCCCTCCCACATGAGAAAGTGCTCTGTGCTGCTTACGAAACTGAAACGACAGAAGGAGGTGTCggaaaaaatcaaaaaagtgctggaaaaaaaagaaaaagtaattaaattCCTGGGGTGTTGGTTGTCCCCCATGTTCAGTGTTGTTAGTACTTGTTAG
- the LOC105927892 gene encoding muellerian-inhibiting factor isoform X3, giving the protein MLILVLFWSSFGPAGTAATVLQNTPCFEDDLAVALHDATGKDGQLVNSSTALFGICTGSDNSSQSALTELSAGIRRKNRARVEFLHPSAVLVSEKDDQEAVMVTFDLPQSPLLKLKPVLVLAFKKALTDEDLDVTFSSLSLQPHTQSACASEGTLYILLTGKSSEGNADQRWEISVQAKSPNMKQNLKDVLIGGKPGSMTPLLLFSVETGTNGRSGSSVAPLQATSRSFLCELRRFLDAVLPQHRSDTPLVRHDSLQSLPRLALDPSTSETLLAGIINSSASTVFSFHSWSSSIPARPGQLALSPALLEEVGQRLEKNEQQIRELIRQETVTQSVSEKLGRLRELSGFQRQDPAAEGESQYNGFLLLKALQMVTRTYNIQRRLRVTRSAPSTSQRICGLVSLTMSFEGFFLVPKEGDIGNCRGSCAFPMSNGNNHAVLLNSYIERGNVNERAPCCVPVAYDPMEVIDCNEEETFIIIKPDMVAKECGCR; this is encoded by the exons ATGTTGATTTTGGTCCTCTTCTGGAGCAGTTTTGGACCTGCGGGAACTG CCGCCACGGTGCTGCAGAACACGCCCTGCTTTGAGGACGACTTGGCTGTGGCGCTGCACGATGCCACGGGGAAAGATGGTCAACTCGTGAACAGCAGCACGGCTTTGTTTGGAATCTGCACGGGGTCTGATAATTCATCCCAATCAGCCCTGACAGAGCTCAGTGCAGGAATCCGGAGGAAGAACAGAGCACGCGTTGAGTTTCTGCATCCATCTGCAG TGCTCGTATCAGAAAAGGATGATCAGGAGGCTGTCATGGTAACCTTTGACCTCCCTCAGTCCCCATTATTAAAGCTAAAACCTGTGCTGGTCTTGGCGTTCAAAAAGGCCCTCACAGATGAAGACCTGGACGTCACTTTCTCCAGTCTGTCTcttcagccacacacacag TCTGCCTGCGCTTCAGAGGGAACGCTGTACATATTGCTGACAGGAAAATCATCAGAAGGAAACGCTGATCAGCGATGGGAGATTTCTGTCCAGGCAAAATCCCCAAATATGA AGCAAAACCTGAAAGACGTCCTCATTGGTGGGAAACCCGGAAGCATGACTCCACTTCTGCTTTTCTCTGTAGAAACAGGAACTAATGGCAG GTCAGGTTCATCGGTGGCCCCCTTGCAGGCAACTTCACGCTCCTTCCTCTGTGAGCTGAGGCGATTCCTTGACGCCGTCCTGCCCCAGCACCGCAGTGACACCCCTCTTGTGCGACATGACTCCCTGCAGTCCCTTCCTCGCCTGGCTCTTGACCCGTCCACCAGCGAGACCCTGCTGGCAGGAATCATTAACTCCTCGGCCTCCACTGTGTTTTCCTTTCACAGCTGGAGCTCCAGCATCCCGGCGCGTCCGGGACAGCTGGCCCTCTCCCCTGCTCTGCTGGAGGAGGTCGGGCAGAGGCTGGAGAAGAATGAGCAGCAGATAAGGGAGTTGATAAGGCAGGAAACGGTAACTCAAAGCGTGTCAGAGAAGCTGGGGAGGCTCAGAGAACTCAGCGGTTTTCAGAGGCAGGACCCAGCAGCAGAAG GAGAGAGCCAGTACAACGGCTTCCTGCTCCTGAAGGCCCTGCAGATGGTCACCCGTACGTACAACATACAGAGAAGGCTGAGGGTCACCAGATCTGCCCCCTCAACCAGCCAACGCATCTGCGGGCTGGTGAGTCTCACCATGTCGTTCGAGGGTTTCTTCCTGGTCCCCAAGGAGGGCGACATCGGCAACTGCCGCGGCTCGTGTGCCTTCCCGATGTCTAACGGCAACAACCACGCCGTCCTGCTCAACTCCTACATAGAGCGGGGCAACGTGAACGAGCGGGCGCCCTGCTGTGTGCCCGTGGCCTACGACCCCATGGAGGTGATAGATTGCAATGAAGAGGAgaccttcatcatcatcaagcCGGACATGGTAGCCAAGGAGTGCGGCTGCCGCTGA